Genomic DNA from Shouchella patagoniensis:
CAGTTAGAGAATGAACTTGCCCGGTTAAATAAAGGATTGCAGCTCGCTTTGCACGCGGCGAGATTTGATAAGTTTGAAGAGGACTTTCATATAAAAAAAGTATGGATATTCCCTCTCGTTCGGAAGCTTATTCAGCAGAATAAACGGTTATTTATCTTCAATGAATTGTTTCCAAAAATCGAAGTGGATGAGGATGTTATCGTACATACAGATCCAAAATGGCTTGAGTTTATGGTTGAACAATTACTAGTAAATGCGATCAAATACAGTTATAAACAAACGACTGTCGTTGTTCGATATGAGGAGAATATTCTTTCCGTAATTGATGCCGGTATAGGGATTGTTGAAGAGGATTTACCTCGAATCACTAGACCATTCTACACAGGTAACAATGGGAGAAGTCATGGGGAATCTACTGGAATGGGACTTTATTTAGTAAATGAGATTGCAAAAAAGCTTTCAATGGAACTCACGTTTCGCTCAACGCTTGGTGAAGGAACCATAGCTTCTATTCAGTTGAAAAAA
This window encodes:
- a CDS encoding sensor histidine kinase, with amino-acid sequence MKLFIKDQLILIIIYIVQALVFSSVMLLASNITWLLLLYAHFLSLLIFGIYLIVRYYQLKPYYEQLEKQQIQDHDFYIKGTGPIIKAHNQLLNQFYQVHQNEIQTLKANKHQHVKFMTQWVHQMKTPVAVMEMIAEDQPEKVQLENELARLNKGLQLALHAARFDKFEEDFHIKKVWIFPLVRKLIQQNKRLFIFNELFPKIEVDEDVIVHTDPKWLEFMVEQLLVNAIKYSYKQTTVVVRYEENILSVIDAGIGIVEEDLPRITRPFYTGNNGRSHGESTGMGLYLVNEIAKKLSMELTFRSTLGEGTIASIQLKKAQVSGL